The Radiobacillus deserti genomic interval GCATAATAGTATTGGTCTACGACTTTGTGTGGTATTAATAGGTAGTGAGAAAAATCATGTATCTATTACATCATTTTTCAGATACTACTTCAATAATGCAATTTTACAAGGGAGTGAAGTTTCTGTGCAAACTAAAGCAGTCATTATAAACCAATACGGAAGTAAAGAAGTATTAGAAGATGGTACAGTTACTCTACCTGAACTAGGGGAAAACCAAGTGTTGGTTCATGCCAAAGCGACTTCCATTAACCCAATTGATTGGAAGCTTCGTGAGGGATACTTAAAGCAAATGTTTGATTGGGAATTTCCAATTATTCTTGGATGGGACGTTGCAGGAGTTATCGAAGCAGTCGGATCCAACGTATCGGATTGGAAAGTTGGCGACGAAGTATTTGCCCGTCCAGAGACTACCCGCTTCGGAACATATGCAGAACACACCATCGTGGATGAGCACCTATTGGCTAAAAAACCTGCGTCTATTTCTTTCGAAGAAGCAGCAGCCGTACCTTTGGCTGGTATGACTGCATACCAAGGATTATTCGATCACGGCAAGCTAGAAAAAGGAGAAAAGGTATTAATTCATGCTGGAGCAGGCGGAGTTGGTAGTTATGCCATCCAACTTGCAAAAGAAGCAGGAGCATATGTGTACACAACGGCTAGTCCAAAAAACCATGACCTGTTGAAAGCTTTAGGTGCAGATGAAGTAATTGATTACCACACCACGAATGTAAAAGATGTACTTCACGATATCGATCTTGTGTTAGATACCATTGGTGGCGAGACACAAAACGAAAGTTTTGCTGTTCTTAAAGAAAACACCGGAAGAATCATTTCTGTTGTTGGGGAGCCAAATCAAGAAAAAGCGAAAGAAAAGAATGTGGTAGCAAAAGGAATATGGCTGAATCCAGACGGAAAACAGTTAAGTAAAATCGGTGCGTTACTAGAAGAAGGTAAAGTGAAAAGCGTGATTGCGAGTAAACATCCACTGTCCAGACAAGGGATTTATGATGCACATGCTCTGAGTGAGACCCATCATGCTGCTGGTAAGATTGTAATTACAGTGGATTGATTGGAAGTAATTTTTTGGACCAAGTCAAATGCGATTTGGTCCTTTTTTTCATGAATCATAAGCTAAACTGTTAAATTATGTTAAAATAGGAATGAACTTAAACAAGCTCGTCAACTAATCGTTTCATCTAAAGGAGGAATCTATTTTGGCCAAATCTATCAAATTACCATTAACAAATGAGGAAAGGACATTACTTAGGAAGGCTAAAATTAAAATAAATGAAGTACATACAACGGAAACAGATCAACTCGCTACTATTCTAAACGCTCCTCATTCACGGGCTAAAACGTTAAAAGGAATAGCAGAGTTCCAGACCGTTCCCTCCATCGGCCATAAACTAGCTGAGAAATTGGTCTATACACTTCATATTTACTCTTTAGAAGAAATAAAAAATAAACACGGCGCGGAGCTATTTGATCAATATGAAACACAAGTAGGCGTTTGGGCAGACAGTTGTGTGGAAGATCAACTTCGTTGTGTTATTTATTATGCAAACAACCCAACTAGCACCAAACAGTGGTTTGATTTTACCGATGAAAGAAAAGCGTATAGAGCTTTGCATGGCTTTCCTGAAAATAGACCTACAAAAGCTTGGTATGAGTAGCAAACTATCTAAGAGCGCTAATGTATATTCGTTGTTGATTTCTATAAGGAATGGTCTTTCCCTCTGGACCAAAGAAATTCTATGAAGCGCTCATCTTCCTATTGTTTATGAATAAGAACATAACATAGCTTACTACTAGTATCACTAGATATAATAGTTCTGGAAACTCTGGTGAAGGAACATGATGTAAATTAAATAAATCAAAGAGGAAATTAGTTAATAACAACAACAAAATTGTACTCCAACTCTGAACAACTGATTTTTGTTTTATCACTTTCTTTCGTTCATCATCATTGGGTCCAACAAAGAACTCTTTATTCCCTGTGAAGAAACCAATAAGTACAATATATATAAGGGGTATGACTACACTTGTTAAAAGCATCTCCACTTTTTTCCCATCCTTTCGTTACAATAACATCCTCTTTAAATGTTAAAATAAGGAAACTGATTCGTCAAATACTTTTTACACATATAAATAAATCAAGAAATGCCTACTCTTCATTTATTTCTTAACACTTCAGAAAGCCGTTTCAACGAATCATACTGACTCACTCGATAGTTTCGTCCCTCCTTCTGTAAATACCCTTTCTCACAAAACTGATGTAACACATGCAGTAAATGACGATAGGATACACCTAAATAATCACAAACCGTCACATGCTTTTCCTTGTAAATCCCTTCATCAGCAGTTTGTAGGATAAAATCAGCAAGTCTGTTCTCTAGTGGAAAAGCTAAACTTTGTGTGTACTTGGCCGCCATAGAAGTTGACTTTACACTCAAAAATTTTGCTAATTCTCTTAGAAACTTTGCATCCTGAAGCAATTAATTTCGGAAGACAGAAATTGGGAGTGCGAAACAGATGGTAGACGTAGAAGCCTGTATCCCTTTCGTATAATATTCATCGTTTAATAGCTCCATTTCCCCGATAAAATCCTGTTCCTTCACAAAATTTATTAA includes:
- a CDS encoding NADP-dependent oxidoreductase, producing the protein MQTKAVIINQYGSKEVLEDGTVTLPELGENQVLVHAKATSINPIDWKLREGYLKQMFDWEFPIILGWDVAGVIEAVGSNVSDWKVGDEVFARPETTRFGTYAEHTIVDEHLLAKKPASISFEEAAAVPLAGMTAYQGLFDHGKLEKGEKVLIHAGAGGVGSYAIQLAKEAGAYVYTTASPKNHDLLKALGADEVIDYHTTNVKDVLHDIDLVLDTIGGETQNESFAVLKENTGRIISVVGEPNQEKAKEKNVVAKGIWLNPDGKQLSKIGALLEEGKVKSVIASKHPLSRQGIYDAHALSETHHAAGKIVITVD
- a CDS encoding helix-hairpin-helix domain-containing protein, with amino-acid sequence MAKSIKLPLTNEERTLLRKAKIKINEVHTTETDQLATILNAPHSRAKTLKGIAEFQTVPSIGHKLAEKLVYTLHIYSLEEIKNKHGAELFDQYETQVGVWADSCVEDQLRCVIYYANNPTSTKQWFDFTDERKAYRALHGFPENRPTKAWYE